One genomic segment of Amycolatopsis sp. WQ 127309 includes these proteins:
- the hisI gene encoding phosphoribosyl-AMP cyclohydrolase → MNLDAGVSARLKRNADGLIAAVVVEHATSDVLMMAWMNDDALAATLSTRRGTYFSRSRQKLWVKGETSGHYQHVREVRIDCDGDTVLLRVDQTGPACHTGTHTCFDTGERLLLADEKEHTA, encoded by the coding sequence ATGAACCTCGACGCGGGCGTCTCGGCGCGCCTCAAGCGCAACGCCGACGGCCTGATCGCCGCGGTCGTCGTCGAACACGCCACCTCGGACGTGCTGATGATGGCCTGGATGAACGACGACGCCCTCGCGGCGACCCTGTCCACCCGCCGGGGCACGTACTTCTCCCGCAGCCGGCAGAAGCTGTGGGTCAAGGGCGAGACGTCCGGGCACTACCAGCACGTCCGCGAGGTCCGCATCGACTGCGACGGCGACACCGTCCTGCTGCGCGTCGACCAGACCGGCCCCGCCTGCCACACCGGCACCCACACCTGTTTCGACACCGGGGAGCGCCTGCTCCTGGCCGACGAGAAAGAGCACACCGCGTGA
- a CDS encoding DUF1304 domain-containing protein yields the protein MKIAADILVGLVALIHVYIVVLEMFLWTTPRGRAAFGTTEEFAKESAPLAANQGLYNGFLALALVWGLIATDPTGYQLKLYGIVCVIIAGIYGAATANKRILFVQVVPGVLTLIALLLAR from the coding sequence GTGAAGATCGCCGCCGACATCCTGGTCGGGCTGGTCGCCCTGATCCACGTCTACATCGTCGTCCTGGAGATGTTCCTCTGGACCACCCCGCGCGGACGCGCGGCGTTCGGGACCACCGAGGAGTTCGCCAAGGAGAGCGCGCCGCTGGCCGCGAACCAGGGGCTGTACAACGGTTTCCTGGCCCTCGCGCTGGTCTGGGGCCTGATCGCCACCGACCCCACGGGCTACCAGCTGAAGCTCTACGGCATCGTCTGCGTGATCATCGCCGGCATCTACGGCGCGGCGACGGCGAACAAGCGGATCCTGTTCGTGCAGGTGGTGCCGGGCGTGCTGACGCTGATCGCGCTGCTGCTGGCCAGGTAA